Proteins encoded in a region of the Desulfobotulus mexicanus genome:
- the gcvPB gene encoding aminomethyl-transferring glycine dehydrogenase subunit GcvPB has translation MTGDYASTGLVFKESLLWEKGKKGRMAFSMPLSDVPSAEELPCAMAGDGPDFPDLSELEVVRHYTRLSQWNYGVDSGMYPLGSCTMKYNPKIHEKLAALPGFATAHPLLPESLSQGALGLMFELQEMLKAITGLDAASLQPAAGAHGELCGMMLFDAFFKARGEKRTKIIIPDTAHGTNPASAALCGMKPLPLRSGPDGILHAEDVAALMDENTAGIMITNPNTLGLFETNFAAIAAIVHEKGGLVYCDGANMNAVMGYVDMKRMGVDVVHFNLHKTFSTPHGGGGPGAGPVCVTRELEPFLPVPRVVKRGEGYVLETDFPESIGRLHAFYGNFGVLLKAWAYIRSLGGDLKRVSELAVLNANYIRESLKDDYDLAYEGICMHECVFSDKGLKAFGVTTLDVAKRLIDLGFHPPTVYFPLVVSGSMMVEPTETESVEELDRFIEAMKRIRKEAESEPETLLQSPSRTFVRRLDETGAARNPCLCGGM, from the coding sequence ATGACAGGGGATTATGCATCAACGGGTCTGGTTTTTAAAGAATCTCTGCTCTGGGAGAAGGGAAAAAAGGGACGCATGGCCTTTTCCATGCCCCTTTCCGATGTACCATCCGCAGAAGAGCTGCCCTGCGCCATGGCAGGGGATGGGCCGGATTTTCCGGATCTCTCTGAACTTGAGGTGGTGCGCCATTACACCAGGCTTTCCCAGTGGAACTATGGCGTGGATTCGGGCATGTATCCTTTAGGTTCCTGCACCATGAAGTACAATCCCAAGATCCACGAAAAACTTGCGGCCCTGCCGGGTTTTGCCACAGCCCATCCCCTTTTGCCGGAAAGCTTAAGTCAGGGAGCCCTTGGTCTGATGTTTGAACTTCAGGAAATGCTGAAGGCCATCACAGGTCTGGATGCAGCAAGTCTTCAGCCCGCAGCCGGTGCCCATGGAGAGCTGTGCGGCATGATGCTCTTTGACGCCTTCTTCAAAGCCAGAGGAGAAAAAAGAACGAAAATCATTATTCCGGATACGGCCCATGGGACCAACCCGGCCTCAGCCGCCCTTTGCGGTATGAAGCCTCTGCCCTTGCGATCCGGTCCGGATGGCATTCTGCACGCAGAAGATGTGGCTGCCCTGATGGACGAAAACACCGCAGGCATCATGATCACCAATCCCAATACTTTAGGGCTTTTTGAAACCAACTTTGCGGCCATTGCGGCCATTGTCCATGAAAAGGGCGGTCTTGTTTATTGTGACGGAGCCAACATGAATGCCGTCATGGGCTATGTGGATATGAAGCGCATGGGTGTGGATGTGGTGCATTTCAATCTGCATAAAACCTTTTCCACTCCCCATGGCGGAGGCGGACCCGGAGCTGGACCTGTCTGCGTTACCCGTGAGCTGGAGCCCTTTCTTCCCGTCCCCCGTGTTGTGAAAAGGGGTGAAGGATATGTGCTTGAAACGGATTTCCCCGAAAGTATAGGTCGTCTCCATGCCTTTTACGGCAATTTTGGGGTGCTGCTGAAGGCCTGGGCCTATATAAGGAGCCTGGGAGGGGATCTGAAAAGGGTAAGTGAGCTGGCTGTTCTGAATGCCAATTACATCCGGGAAAGCCTTAAGGATGATTATGATCTTGCCTATGAAGGCATTTGTATGCACGAGTGCGTGTTCTCTGATAAGGGTTTGAAAGCTTTTGGTGTAACGACCCTTGATGTGGCCAAGCGTCTCATTGATCTGGGCTTTCATCCGCCCACCGTATATTTTCCTCTGGTTGTCTCCGGTTCCATGATGGTGGAACCCACGGAAACCGAAAGTGTGGAAGAGCTGGATCGCTTCATTGAAGCCATGAAGCGTATCCGGAAAGAGGCGGAATCCGAGCCGGAGACCCTGCTTCAGTCCCCTTCCAGAACCTTTGTAAGGCGTCTTGATGAAACAG